In one Streptomyces sp. T12 genomic region, the following are encoded:
- a CDS encoding AAA family ATPase produces the protein MAASAEHLKALVRAHAEADDDRFYSIALQVAAKSARQGHGKFAVELRELVESMRQQGGKALNPVGPTPVVQPRGELSSLLTAWYPDIRLDDMTLSADLRATMDRVLHEQRQRARLERFGFTPVHRILHSGPPGTGKSMTAAALAGELSLPLFTIRLDALISRFMGETASKLRLVFDAVAQTRAVYLFDEFDALGAQRAAGNDVGEARRILNSFLLFLDEAPSESLVVAATNHHEILDRALFRRFDLVIAYETPTPEQAVEVMRRRLAGMDTSAVRWPSVTKSVAGLSHAELVKAAESAAKQAILGGADVIDDRLLLDALSERHALHHA, from the coding sequence ATGGCTGCCAGCGCCGAACATCTCAAAGCCCTCGTGCGAGCACACGCCGAGGCCGACGACGACCGTTTCTACAGCATCGCACTGCAGGTGGCGGCCAAGTCCGCCCGCCAGGGACACGGCAAGTTCGCAGTAGAGCTGCGAGAACTCGTCGAATCGATGCGGCAGCAGGGCGGGAAGGCCCTCAACCCCGTCGGGCCGACGCCTGTGGTCCAGCCCCGCGGGGAACTGTCCAGCCTGCTGACCGCCTGGTATCCCGATATCCGGCTCGACGACATGACGCTCTCTGCCGATCTACGGGCCACCATGGACCGCGTACTTCACGAGCAGCGGCAGCGTGCTCGACTAGAGCGCTTCGGGTTCACCCCCGTCCATCGGATCCTGCACTCAGGTCCGCCGGGAACCGGCAAGAGCATGACGGCGGCCGCACTGGCCGGCGAGCTGTCCCTGCCGCTGTTCACCATCCGCCTGGACGCGCTGATCAGCCGTTTCATGGGCGAGACGGCGTCGAAGCTGCGGTTGGTGTTCGATGCCGTGGCACAGACACGAGCCGTATACCTGTTCGATGAGTTCGATGCGCTGGGAGCACAGCGAGCCGCTGGCAACGACGTGGGCGAGGCACGCCGCATCCTCAACTCATTCCTGCTGTTCCTGGACGAGGCCCCCTCGGAGAGCCTCGTCGTAGCGGCCACCAACCATCACGAGATCCTGGACCGGGCATTGTTCAGGCGCTTCGATCTGGTAATCGCGTATGAGACACCCACGCCGGAGCAGGCGGTGGAGGTGATGCGCAGGAGACTCGCGGGAATGGACACCAGCGCAGTACGGTGGCCCTCTGTAACCAAGAGCGTGGCCGGGCTGAGCCATGCGGAACTCGTGAAGGCTGCCGAGTCCGCTGCCAAGCAGGCCATCCTGGGGGGTGCTGACGTGATCGACGATCGCCTGTTGCTGGATGCTCTGAGTGAGCGGCACGCGCTCCACCATGCCTGA
- a CDS encoding S8 family peptidase, translating into MSVHAPVDQSPEDALVWVPYEQVSDFSRRLREFTQNTTSGAPKQAALVANMETVQRALFEHLWQESDPLPPMDERRWWELWFDPQIVESDPVASLRELAAEKQWAVAEVALAVGERLIAHVQASGEELQVILGTNACPVEIRRPVFAQELHSVDRSFQHSLVDDLAGRLEAAPPDAPVVCVLDTGVSQEHPLLKASLHGRAHSALPLHTAADRHGHGTEMAGIALYGDLAVPLESQGPVVLTHGLESVKLLDGVTEDAAHPRTHAERTANAVSTAEVAALSAGPPRARVFSMAVTYQSGDGRNGTDGTPTLWSATLDALAAGTDVVAHDDRIELIGAPDPDASRLIVVSAGNIWRPEPQQIRTPQGQLDHLQLCDLSRIEEPAHAHNVLTVGAFTELTSVPEAPSFAGFRPLAASGQLSPFSRTSVALTGKPVVKPDILMEGGNLLVDPGETLLTPHDVVSVTTTGKDFFRQVSSANATSSATAQAARLAALVHAAYPGLTPEAVRGLLVHEARWTPEMTGPDGLHTSTGRPRLMKKEVMKQVIRRYGWGVPRAERVLSSAANAVTLIVQSELVPFRKHPGGGVRLAELHLHELPWPLEQLRELGAATVQLRVTLSYFVEPNPGRRGMQGKYSYASHRLRFAIRAPGESVDGFERRITAQAEAESDTPAHAKAFEGDKNWLVGPQGRNQGSLHSDLWVGSAADLADCGVLAVHPSGGWWKSNNRTDRVGRPVRYALLVSLETEEVETDLYTPIANKLDVPIVGMPAVRSEIDTGLPVQTEIDW; encoded by the coding sequence ATGAGCGTGCATGCGCCTGTCGATCAGAGCCCCGAGGATGCGTTGGTGTGGGTGCCCTACGAGCAGGTCTCTGATTTCTCCCGGCGGCTACGAGAGTTCACCCAGAACACCACCAGCGGTGCGCCCAAGCAGGCGGCTCTTGTCGCCAACATGGAGACGGTCCAGCGAGCGCTCTTCGAACACCTTTGGCAGGAGAGCGATCCTCTGCCGCCGATGGACGAACGCCGTTGGTGGGAGCTGTGGTTCGATCCGCAGATCGTCGAGTCCGATCCTGTGGCGTCCCTGCGTGAGCTCGCCGCGGAGAAGCAGTGGGCGGTCGCTGAGGTAGCGCTGGCTGTCGGCGAGCGTCTCATCGCTCACGTCCAGGCCTCCGGTGAGGAACTGCAGGTCATTCTGGGGACCAACGCGTGCCCGGTGGAGATCCGCCGACCCGTCTTCGCCCAGGAGCTGCACTCGGTGGACCGCTCCTTCCAGCACAGTCTGGTAGACGACCTCGCCGGGCGCCTCGAGGCCGCCCCGCCTGACGCACCTGTGGTCTGTGTGCTGGATACAGGAGTGAGCCAGGAGCATCCGCTCCTGAAGGCTTCGTTGCATGGGCGAGCGCACAGCGCTCTGCCCCTCCATACCGCGGCTGACCGGCACGGGCATGGCACCGAGATGGCGGGGATCGCGCTCTACGGAGATCTCGCCGTGCCGCTGGAAAGCCAGGGGCCCGTGGTCCTGACGCATGGGCTGGAGTCCGTGAAGCTGCTGGACGGTGTGACTGAGGACGCAGCGCACCCGCGCACGCACGCGGAAAGGACCGCGAATGCCGTGTCGACGGCCGAGGTCGCAGCGCTGAGCGCGGGCCCGCCGCGCGCCCGGGTGTTCTCCATGGCGGTCACCTACCAGTCCGGAGACGGAAGGAACGGCACCGACGGCACGCCGACCCTGTGGTCCGCGACTCTCGACGCACTCGCCGCCGGAACGGATGTGGTGGCGCACGACGACCGCATCGAGCTGATCGGCGCGCCCGATCCGGACGCCTCACGGCTGATCGTCGTCAGTGCGGGCAACATCTGGAGACCCGAGCCTCAGCAGATCCGCACCCCCCAGGGACAGTTGGACCATCTGCAGCTGTGTGACCTGTCGCGGATCGAAGAGCCCGCGCACGCGCACAACGTACTGACGGTCGGAGCGTTCACCGAACTCACCAGCGTGCCCGAGGCGCCTTCATTCGCGGGGTTCCGACCGCTCGCCGCCTCCGGTCAGCTGTCTCCGTTCAGCCGGACATCCGTCGCGCTGACGGGAAAGCCCGTGGTCAAGCCCGACATCCTCATGGAGGGCGGGAATCTGCTGGTCGACCCCGGGGAGACCTTGCTGACTCCGCACGATGTGGTCAGCGTGACCACCACCGGCAAGGACTTCTTCCGACAGGTCTCATCCGCGAACGCAACCAGTTCCGCCACCGCTCAAGCCGCCCGCCTCGCCGCTCTCGTCCACGCCGCGTACCCCGGTCTGACTCCTGAAGCTGTCCGTGGGCTGTTGGTGCACGAGGCACGCTGGACACCCGAGATGACGGGCCCGGACGGTCTGCACACGAGTACCGGTCGACCACGACTGATGAAGAAGGAGGTGATGAAGCAGGTCATTCGCCGCTACGGCTGGGGCGTGCCGCGCGCCGAGCGGGTGCTCTCCAGCGCTGCCAACGCCGTCACTCTGATCGTGCAGAGCGAATTGGTTCCGTTCCGGAAGCATCCCGGTGGCGGCGTGCGCCTGGCGGAGCTTCATCTGCATGAACTCCCTTGGCCATTGGAGCAGTTGCGGGAGCTCGGCGCCGCGACCGTCCAGCTCCGTGTGACGCTGTCGTACTTCGTCGAACCGAACCCAGGGCGCCGCGGCATGCAGGGCAAGTACAGCTACGCCTCGCACCGCTTGCGTTTTGCAATCAGGGCACCGGGCGAGTCGGTGGACGGTTTCGAGCGGCGCATCACCGCGCAGGCCGAGGCAGAATCCGACACCCCCGCCCATGCCAAGGCCTTCGAGGGAGACAAGAACTGGCTGGTCGGTCCGCAGGGCCGCAATCAGGGCTCACTCCACTCCGACCTCTGGGTGGGCTCGGCGGCAGACCTCGCCGACTGCGGCGTCCTTGCCGTCCACCCTTCCGGTGGCTGGTGGAAGAGCAACAACCGCACCGACCGAGTAGGCCGCCCCGTGCGGTACGCGCTGCTGGTCTCCCTGGAGACCGAGGAAGTCGAGACCGACCTGTACACCCCGATCGCGAACAAGCTCGATGTTCCGATCGTTGGCATGCCGGCAGTCCGTAGCGAGATCGACACGGGGCTGCCGGTGCAGACAGAAATCGACTGGTAG